The nucleotide window TGTTCGCCCTGGGTGGTGGCGTACTGCTGGGCGGGCTGGATCTGCAGCGCCGCTGGGATTTCGGCATGCCGGGCTGGTGGCCCTTCCGTGGGCCGGACGATGTGGTGCTGGGCGTCGAGGGACGCACCCGGTGGCGGGAAGAGGGGTGGTGGTGGCCGACCGTCATCGCGGTGCTCGCCGTGCTGCTGGTCCTGCTGCTGTGGTGGCTCCTCGCACAGCGCGGACAGCGCCTGGACCGGGTCCTAGTCAACAGCGAAGACGGCGCGCCGGCCCGGCTCAACGGCCGCACGCTGGAGAACGTCATCGAGGAAGAGGCGCAAGCCCTCGACGGGGTCTCGCACGCTCATGTCCGGCTGACGGGCCGACGTACTGCTCCCACCGCACGCGTGCGGCTGCTGCTGGAGCCTCACGCGGATCCAGCGCGGACTCTGGGACGACTGATCCGGGAAACACTCGCACACGCACGAGACTCGGCCGGCCTGGACCGTCTCCCGTCGAAGGTCCGACTCCGGGAAGCCCGCCACCGCGCCCGACGCACCGCCTAGCCAGGGCCTGTCGTCGGTGCGCCGTGACGCGAGCGGGGGCTGTCGCCCCACCGCCTGCGGTATTGCGACCTCGGGTACGAAACACCAGGTCAGCGCCAGGCTTCAGTCAGGTAGCCGGTGCGTCGTCGCGGGCTCAGTCGAGCGTGGCGAGGTGATCGGCGTCGCCGCCCCGCCACTCGATGAGGAAGATGGTCGCGTCGTCGGTCGTGGTGCCGCCGCGTTCCTGTTTCAGGGCGTGGGAGAGCGCTCGTACCACCGCCCGTACCTCGGTGCGGTCGTGGAGGATCCGGTTGGTCCACTCGATGAGCTGCTCCTCACCGAACTGTTCCCCGCCGACCTGGTGCTCCTCGATCAGGCCGTCGGTGAAGCACAGCAACCGGTCCCCGGGGTGCAGCATCCGCTCGCTGACCACCGGCTCCTCGCCGCCGAAGCCGACCGGCAACGTGGTCGGGCTCTCCAGCCGGTCCACCACTGCGCGGTCACGGATCAGGAACGGAGCCGGGTGGCCGGCGTTGACCCACTGCAGCCGGCCTGTGGTGATGTCCAGGACCATCATCTGTGCGGTGACGAAGTGGTCCAGGCCGAACTGTTCATTGATGGCCCTGTCCATGAACGCGTACACCTGGGACAGATCGGTGTGGGCCCGTCGCGTGTGGCGATAGGCGCCGATGGCCACCGTCGCCATGGTCGCCGCGTCCAGCCCGTGGCCCATCGCGTCGATCATGGCCACGTGGAGGATGTCGCCGTTGAGGGCGTAGTCGAAGCTGTCGCCGGCCACGTCGTAGGCGGGCTCCAGGATTCCGGCCACCTCGACCTGCGGAATGGTCATCGACAGCGGGGGCAGCAACGACCACTGGATCTCCGCTGCCACGCTCATGGGGGCGCTGCGGCGGGCCTGGAAGAACTGGTCGGTGTAGGCGTCCTTGGTGACGATCATGTCCGCGACCAGACCGGCGAGCCTGCGGAGCAACCGCCGGTCGTCGTCATCGACGCTGTCCAGGGTGACGGCCATCGCCCCGATCTGGTCGCTGCCGTCCAGCAGCGGCAGGTACATCCGTACACCGCCGTCCACCGGAACCTCCACCGTTCTGCGGCCCAGGAACGCCTGGCCGGCGGGGGAGTCCTCGACCGGCTCGGGGCCGCCGACCCTCAGCCTCCGGCCCGGCAACGGCACCAGCAGCACCTGTTCGTAGTCCTGCAGGAGGATGGAGACCTCACGTCCCCCGACCCTGGCCACCTCTTCCGCGACGAGTGGGGCGATCAACTCCGGCGGCATCTCGTGGGCCCGGTCCAGCAGCACACCCAGCAGCCGTTCGCCGAACCCCTCCGACCGGTCCACCCCGATCCTGCCCGACTTGTGCCCACCGTCCGTCATGGCTCTCTGCCTCCCCTGTTGGATCCACCCGGCAGGCAACGGCGATCAGCGTGGCACGACGCTGCCGACCTGCACAGGCTCGCACCGCCGACCGGTCCAACGAGCCGATTACGCCATGGGCGGCACGTCGCCCTCAAACGCCGGTCGGCACAAGGGGCTTGGTTCGACGGGGGCATGGGCACGTCGGCCGGTGAGCGGGCCGGGTTCGGGGTGCTGGTCCTGATCGAAGGGCCCGACGGTGGTCGTCGCCGGCTGGTCGGCAGCTACCAGCGCATCGGCGGAACGGATCACGCCCTGCCCCTGGCTCCCGCGTCCGTCGTGCTCCAACGACCCCGGCGTATACACACCGGGGTCGCCCTTCCGGGCCGGTCGCACGTGAGAGTGTGCCGACCCACTTTCATGCTATGCCTGGTGTGCATTTCGGGCATCCGGTGTCATCGCGGCTCTCGTGTCGTGCGCCCCGAGGAGTACGCTGAAGACACCGAGGACATTTCGCGCACCGGCTACCACGCTCGTGTCGTTTTCGGCGATCGAATAGGCCGGGCCGACCGCGGTCGGCCCGGGGCAGGGTTCGCGTCATGACTGCGACCATTTCTCTCTCGCCGACACTCGAAGACCGGCTCTCGTCGTCCTCCCCCGCCTCTTCCTCTCTCCGGCTGTCGCTGGCTCCGGTCGGCGCCGCTCCGGCTCTCCTGGACGGCGCATGGTGGCCCCGTTCTCGCGATCTCGGGGCGGAACTCCCCATCCTGACAGCCGTGTTGGATCCGCTGTGGGGGCGGATCACCAGGGTCACGGTCAATCCCACCCACTGGCCCGTCGTCCCGCGCAAGGTGCCCGTCGGCGGGCATGTCGTGAAGGTGGGCTGGTTCCTGCCCGAGCAGGATCCGCACGAACTGCTGCTGCTCTCGTACCACGTGGGCCGCTGGAACCTCCTGGTGGTCCCGCCGCGGACGGAACCCGTCTCAGCCGCCTGGCTGATGGCCGCCGCGAGCGACCCCCTGGGCACGTCGACCGCGAGCCGGTTGATGGAACAGGCCGCCCGTCTGCGGAGGGCGAAGGAGACCGACCGGGCCGTGGAGGCGGTCTGGGACTCCGAGGGAGGGCCTGGGGCCCGCGATGAGGGAGGGCATGGGGCCCGCGATCCAGGGAGTGGACGAGGTCGA belongs to Streptomyces graminofaciens and includes:
- the amaP gene encoding alkaline shock response membrane anchor protein AmaP; the protein is MLKAVNRVLLGLLGLGLFALGGGVLLGGLDLQRRWDFGMPGWWPFRGPDDVVLGVEGRTRWREEGWWWPTVIAVLAVLLVLLLWWLLAQRGQRLDRVLVNSEDGAPARLNGRTLENVIEEEAQALDGVSHAHVRLTGRRTAPTARVRLLLEPHADPARTLGRLIRETLAHARDSAGLDRLPSKVRLREARHRARRTA
- a CDS encoding PP2C family protein-serine/threonine phosphatase, which gives rise to MTDGGHKSGRIGVDRSEGFGERLLGVLLDRAHEMPPELIAPLVAEEVARVGGREVSILLQDYEQVLLVPLPGRRLRVGGPEPVEDSPAGQAFLGRRTVEVPVDGGVRMYLPLLDGSDQIGAMAVTLDSVDDDDRRLLRRLAGLVADMIVTKDAYTDQFFQARRSAPMSVAAEIQWSLLPPLSMTIPQVEVAGILEPAYDVAGDSFDYALNGDILHVAMIDAMGHGLDAATMATVAIGAYRHTRRAHTDLSQVYAFMDRAINEQFGLDHFVTAQMMVLDITTGRLQWVNAGHPAPFLIRDRAVVDRLESPTTLPVGFGGEEPVVSERMLHPGDRLLCFTDGLIEEHQVGGEQFGEEQLIEWTNRILHDRTEVRAVVRALSHALKQERGGTTTDDATIFLIEWRGGDADHLATLD
- a CDS encoding DUF5994 family protein — its product is MTATISLSPTLEDRLSSSSPASSSLRLSLAPVGAAPALLDGAWWPRSRDLGAELPILTAVLDPLWGRITRVTVNPTHWPVVPRKVPVGGHVVKVGWFLPEQDPHELLLLSYHVGRWNLLVVPPRTEPVSAAWLMAAASDPLGTSTASRLMEQAARLRRAKETDRAVEAVWDSEGGPGARDEGGHGARDPGSGRGRGGRCPAT